A section of the Posidoniimonas corsicana genome encodes:
- a CDS encoding OmpA/MotB family protein: protein MAIEEEPAPGIPEWVVTFGDMMSLLLTFFIMLVSMSEIKEEKKFQAMLESMRRQFGHEATVSNVLPGENTPRNSTMSSLASMGRAKRLDIMRGGNPVKAVSGESPQVQTIRPGQSATSGGVIFFDELSDMLSEEAKMQLRQIAAQVRGKPQRLEIRGHASRKPPTEGDHWGLAYSRAHQTMNYLLQQGIEPQRIRVSSAAATEPLDNGLDEESRKRNARVEVLMWDEPIAVNPTL from the coding sequence ATGGCCATCGAAGAAGAACCAGCGCCCGGCATCCCCGAGTGGGTCGTCACGTTCGGCGACATGATGTCGCTGCTCCTGACGTTCTTCATCATGCTGGTGTCGATGAGCGAGATCAAAGAAGAGAAGAAGTTCCAGGCGATGCTGGAGTCGATGCGGCGCCAGTTCGGCCACGAGGCCACGGTGTCCAACGTGCTGCCGGGCGAGAACACGCCGCGCAACTCCACGATGTCGTCGCTGGCGTCGATGGGCCGGGCCAAGCGGCTGGACATCATGCGCGGCGGCAACCCGGTCAAGGCGGTCTCGGGCGAGAGCCCCCAGGTGCAGACCATCCGCCCCGGCCAGAGCGCCACATCCGGCGGCGTTATCTTCTTCGACGAGCTGTCCGACATGCTCTCCGAGGAGGCCAAGATGCAGCTCCGGCAGATCGCCGCCCAGGTGCGGGGCAAGCCGCAGCGGCTGGAGATCCGCGGCCACGCGTCGCGGAAGCCGCCCACCGAGGGCGACCACTGGGGCCTGGCCTACTCCCGCGCCCACCAGACCATGAACTACTTGCTGCAGCAGGGCATCGAGCCGCAGCGCATCCGCGTCAGCTCCGCCGCGGCCACCGAGCCGCTGGACAACGGGCTGGACGAAGAGAGCCGCAAACGCAACGCGAGGGTGGAGGTCCTGATGTGGGACGAGCCCATCGCGGTCAACCCGACGCTTTAG
- a CDS encoding flagellar hook-length control protein FliK, protein MTQISIDPGQPLIPPPAPSGARKDRDAFAERLSEAGQRRPDAAAPKSDERPEAASAEPAGQPEAAADVEGRDADANQDDASSDEPQTEASADAAPQPPAVSDQVVVEIPTETESDTETADAGDSDSPPQGETDEQLPTAEPEANAATQPVETDPQAPTPKNEGVAAAQAQTAQPSAVGSEDRETDDGQEAAEGESSPEPATQIADEGGEDSLTDDDSATQPALTATSNQQQTNEPVAESNSSETTTDPPASAPPEDDNSPRDGDQRRGPAASNADRVTNAAQENAETPDAPTEAEAPEPEIAPDAAPTAEAKPESSSATSTSPSSLERLSSARLGIAKPSEPSPGETQPQVDPARFVGRVSRAFEAANQRGGEVRVRLSPPELGAVQIKLSVSAEGAMHASVETETASARSVLLDNLPALRERLAEMDIRIEKFDVDVQRDGAGQQDWTENEKRRDEQRAQRANALPGAESAPAAETPGDSAPSGGAPAGPDQINLVA, encoded by the coding sequence ATGACACAGATCTCGATCGATCCCGGTCAGCCTCTGATCCCCCCGCCCGCGCCGTCGGGCGCGCGGAAGGACCGCGACGCGTTTGCCGAGCGGCTGTCGGAGGCCGGCCAGCGCCGCCCGGACGCGGCGGCGCCCAAATCGGACGAACGGCCCGAGGCGGCCTCGGCCGAACCAGCCGGGCAGCCGGAAGCTGCCGCCGACGTCGAGGGCCGCGACGCCGACGCCAACCAGGACGACGCGTCTAGCGACGAGCCACAAACGGAGGCTAGCGCCGACGCCGCCCCTCAGCCGCCTGCAGTGTCGGACCAGGTAGTCGTGGAGATTCCAACCGAGACAGAAAGCGATACCGAGACGGCGGATGCTGGCGATTCCGACAGCCCGCCGCAGGGCGAGACCGACGAGCAACTGCCGACCGCCGAGCCGGAGGCGAATGCCGCCACGCAGCCAGTCGAGACCGACCCGCAAGCGCCAACTCCCAAGAACGAGGGCGTTGCTGCCGCCCAAGCCCAAACCGCTCAGCCATCAGCAGTAGGGTCTGAAGATCGGGAGACCGACGATGGCCAGGAAGCGGCCGAAGGTGAATCCTCGCCTGAGCCGGCGACTCAGATTGCAGACGAAGGCGGTGAGGACTCCCTGACCGACGACGACAGCGCCACGCAGCCGGCGCTGACCGCCACATCGAACCAACAGCAGACCAACGAACCGGTCGCCGAAAGCAATTCCAGCGAGACGACGACCGACCCGCCCGCTAGCGCGCCTCCCGAGGACGACAACTCGCCGCGCGACGGAGATCAGCGTCGAGGGCCCGCCGCGTCGAACGCCGACCGCGTGACCAACGCCGCCCAGGAGAACGCCGAGACGCCGGACGCCCCCACCGAGGCCGAGGCGCCAGAACCCGAGATCGCCCCCGACGCAGCTCCGACCGCCGAAGCGAAGCCCGAGAGCAGCAGCGCCACGTCGACGAGCCCCAGTTCACTGGAGCGGCTCTCATCGGCGCGGCTCGGGATCGCCAAGCCGAGCGAGCCCTCCCCCGGCGAGACGCAGCCCCAGGTCGACCCGGCCCGATTCGTCGGACGGGTTAGCCGGGCGTTCGAAGCGGCCAATCAACGCGGCGGCGAGGTCCGGGTGCGGCTCAGCCCGCCCGAGCTTGGCGCGGTGCAGATCAAGCTGTCGGTGAGCGCGGAGGGCGCGATGCACGCCTCGGTCGAGACCGAGACCGCGTCGGCCCGCAGCGTGCTGCTGGACAACCTGCCGGCGTTGCGGGAACGGCTGGCGGAGATGGACATCCGGATCGAGAAGTTCGACGTTGACGTCCAGCGGGACGGCGCCGGCCAGCAGGACTGGACCGAGAACGAGAAACGCCGCGACGAGCAGCGGGCGCAGCGCGCCAACGCGCTGCCCGGCGCCGAATCGGCGCCGGCGGCCGAAACCCCCGGCGACTCCGCGCCGTCCGGCGGCGCGCCAGCGGGCCCCGACCAGATCAACCTCGTTGCCTAA
- a CDS encoding motility protein A, translating into MDIATAAGVVIAIALILVSIVLGGGSFGAFIDPASIMVVIGGAIAATLISYPLKNFLSVFGVTSKVLLYKLHSTPEVISQLVSLAETARRDGLLALEGRVEEIDHPFIILGIQMAVDGARPEVMEDIMRTEIDAVATRHRDGKGLLDCMGRFAPAFGMIGTLMGLIIMLGDMSDPSKIGAGMAVALLTTLYGAIASNVVFLPFAEKLGFTNKQELLTMEIILRGIMAIQSGENPRIIEQKLNTFVPPKLRVADDEAA; encoded by the coding sequence ATGGACATCGCAACAGCCGCCGGCGTCGTGATCGCGATCGCGCTGATCCTGGTCTCCATCGTGCTTGGTGGCGGCAGCTTCGGCGCGTTTATCGACCCCGCCTCGATCATGGTGGTGATCGGGGGTGCGATCGCTGCCACGCTGATCTCGTACCCGCTGAAGAACTTTCTGTCGGTCTTCGGCGTGACCTCCAAGGTGCTGCTGTACAAGCTGCACTCCACCCCGGAGGTGATCTCTCAGCTGGTCAGCCTGGCCGAGACCGCCCGCCGCGACGGGCTGCTCGCGCTGGAGGGCCGGGTGGAGGAGATCGACCACCCGTTCATCATCCTGGGCATCCAGATGGCCGTCGACGGCGCCCGCCCGGAGGTGATGGAGGACATCATGCGGACGGAGATCGACGCGGTGGCCACCCGCCACCGGGACGGCAAGGGCCTGCTGGACTGCATGGGCCGGTTCGCGCCGGCGTTCGGCATGATCGGCACGCTGATGGGCCTGATCATCATGCTGGGCGACATGAGCGACCCCTCGAAGATCGGCGCCGGCATGGCGGTCGCGCTGCTGACCACGCTGTACGGCGCCATCGCATCCAACGTGGTGTTCCTGCCGTTCGCGGAGAAACTCGGCTTCACCAACAAGCAGGAGCTCCTGACTATGGAAATCATCCTCCGGGGGATCATGGCGATCCAGTCCGGAGAGAACCCCCGCATCATCGAGCAGAAGCTCAACACGTTCGTCCCGCCCAAGTTGCGGGTCGCCGACGACGAAGCCGCCTAG
- the fliP gene encoding flagellar type III secretion system pore protein FliP (The bacterial flagellar biogenesis protein FliP forms a type III secretion system (T3SS)-type pore required for flagellar assembly.), with protein sequence MSPLGTFDAAAESTVQGIGGPAEWTSRERLSSSLQIMLMLTVVSLAPAVLLMTTSFVRIIVVLGLLRQALGTQQLPPSQVLTSIALFVTLLIMTPVWTESYERGIKPYSEGTIDLQEAFTRSTDPLRVFMADQISHTGNHDDVYLFLSHQPDGGIDPDTGEMRAYAYYDVKEGETLVPITALLPAFMLSELKTAFLIGFQIYLPFVILDIIVASVTISMGMLMLPPVLISLPFKLLLFVLLDGWRLVIEMLLQSFTLFSMV encoded by the coding sequence ATCTCACCGCTGGGGACCTTCGACGCGGCGGCGGAGTCGACGGTTCAAGGCATCGGCGGGCCGGCCGAGTGGACCAGCCGCGAACGGCTGAGCTCTTCGCTGCAGATCATGCTGATGCTCACCGTGGTGAGCCTCGCGCCCGCGGTGCTGCTGATGACCACCAGCTTCGTGCGGATCATCGTCGTGCTGGGGCTGCTGCGACAGGCGCTGGGGACACAGCAGCTCCCGCCCAGTCAGGTGCTGACCTCCATCGCGTTGTTCGTCACCCTCCTGATCATGACGCCGGTCTGGACCGAGAGCTACGAGCGGGGCATCAAGCCCTACAGCGAGGGCACGATCGACCTGCAGGAAGCGTTCACGCGTTCCACCGACCCGTTGCGGGTGTTCATGGCGGACCAGATCTCGCACACCGGCAACCACGACGACGTCTACCTGTTCCTCAGCCACCAGCCGGACGGCGGCATCGACCCGGACACCGGAGAGATGCGGGCCTACGCCTACTACGATGTGAAGGAGGGCGAGACGCTGGTGCCGATCACCGCGCTGCTCCCCGCTTTCATGCTGAGCGAACTCAAGACCGCCTTCCTGATCGGGTTCCAGATCTACCTGCCGTTCGTGATCCTCGACATCATCGTCGCCAGCGTCACGATCTCGATGGGCATGCTGATGCTGCCGCCAGTGCTGATCTCGCTGCCGTTCAAGCTGCTGCTGTTTGTGCTGCTGGACGGCTGGCGGCTGGTGATCGAGATGCTGCTGCAGAGCTTCACACTGTTCTCGATGGTCTGA
- a CDS encoding flagellar hook assembly protein FlgD, giving the protein MSQISSALGAGSATSSTGKDAFNDIDLNVFLQLMITELQNQDPLNPLENDELLAQISQIREVGATDKLTQTLDAVLLGQNVSSATNLIGADVVALTDDGQRVTGNVRRVTIADGQPTLDLAVDTETKASATEGDMASGSYVYDVVWDGPNGATYGVQVTANTANFSDFKGSIQINNLPETTGDKRIYRTDKSGSGESRLIGSLRGTAANMLDTVSDANRSGSALTESPILVNFARKASVSLKNISEINPPD; this is encoded by the coding sequence ATGTCACAAATCAGCAGCGCGCTCGGGGCGGGGTCGGCGACCTCGTCGACCGGCAAGGACGCGTTCAACGACATCGACCTGAACGTCTTCCTGCAGCTTATGATCACCGAGCTGCAGAACCAGGACCCGCTGAACCCGCTGGAGAACGACGAGCTGCTCGCCCAGATCAGCCAGATCCGCGAGGTGGGCGCCACCGACAAGCTCACCCAGACGCTCGACGCCGTGCTGCTGGGGCAGAACGTGTCGAGCGCTACGAACCTGATCGGGGCCGATGTCGTGGCCCTGACCGACGACGGGCAGCGGGTCACGGGCAACGTCCGTCGCGTGACCATCGCCGACGGGCAGCCGACGCTCGACCTGGCTGTCGACACCGAGACCAAGGCCTCCGCGACCGAGGGCGACATGGCCTCTGGCTCGTACGTCTACGACGTCGTGTGGGACGGCCCCAACGGCGCAACGTACGGCGTGCAGGTGACGGCCAACACTGCCAACTTCTCCGATTTCAAGGGGTCGATCCAGATCAACAACCTGCCGGAGACCACCGGCGACAAACGGATCTACCGGACCGACAAGTCCGGCTCGGGCGAGTCCCGGCTGATCGGCTCGCTGCGCGGCACGGCCGCCAACATGCTGGACACCGTCAGCGACGCCAACCGCAGCGGCTCTGCGCTGACCGAGTCGCCCATTCTCGTAAACTTCGCCCGCAAGGCGAGCGTCTCGCTCAAGAACATCTCGGAGATCAACCCGCCGGACTAG
- a CDS encoding flagellar FlbD family protein codes for MIKLTRLNGEPFILNAELIKYVEKCPDTILTLTTGDHIVVGESPDEVLRAAVEYQQSKLLIPPGRAAQP; via the coding sequence ATGATCAAGCTGACGCGGCTGAACGGCGAGCCGTTCATCCTGAACGCGGAGCTGATCAAGTACGTCGAGAAGTGCCCCGACACCATCCTGACCCTCACGACCGGCGACCACATTGTGGTTGGCGAGTCGCCCGACGAGGTGCTGCGGGCGGCCGTCGAGTACCAGCAGAGCAAACTACTGATCCCGCCCGGCCGCGCCGCCCAGCCGTGA
- the fliN gene encoding flagellar motor switch protein FliN: MADDQINQDEIEALLAQAKAGGAPAPPPKDDKPKEEEVPLDQSEIERLISQAPSSEPSPPPPSPGQPAAASSGASSMASDVELLLNKAEEAIASIDSPSTELPAGMRPFALDDLGGSHASTEAATLELVRDVQLDLKIELGRTHMHLEDVLRLKSGAVVPLDKLAGDPVDVLVNGRLIARGEVLVLNDNFCVRVTELVVGDSAVA, from the coding sequence ATGGCCGACGACCAGATCAATCAGGACGAGATCGAGGCCCTGCTAGCACAGGCCAAGGCCGGCGGCGCGCCCGCGCCCCCCCCCAAGGACGACAAGCCCAAGGAGGAGGAGGTCCCGCTCGACCAGAGCGAGATCGAGCGGCTGATCTCGCAGGCGCCCTCGTCGGAGCCCTCGCCGCCGCCGCCCTCGCCCGGCCAGCCCGCTGCGGCGTCGTCCGGCGCTTCGTCGATGGCGTCGGACGTGGAGCTGCTGCTCAACAAGGCGGAGGAGGCGATCGCGTCGATCGACAGCCCCTCTACCGAGCTGCCCGCCGGGATGCGCCCCTTCGCCCTCGACGACCTGGGCGGCTCGCACGCCTCGACCGAGGCGGCCACGCTCGAGCTGGTGCGCGACGTGCAGCTCGACCTGAAGATCGAGCTGGGCCGCACCCACATGCACCTGGAGGACGTGCTGCGGCTCAAGAGCGGCGCCGTGGTGCCGCTGGACAAGCTGGCCGGCGACCCCGTCGACGTGCTCGTGAACGGGCGCCTCATCGCCCGCGGCGAGGTGCTGGTGCTCAACGACAACTTCTGCGTGCGCGTCACCGAACTGGTGGTGGGCGACAGCGCCGTCGCCTAG
- a CDS encoding flagellar biosynthetic protein FliO yields MESARPLLAAPLLGALALASAGWAQGPDLSPPRATPQKAAGPVGLPHLLEPTPPVVGVEEELPAETAPTIQATEPAEPPAPMPDLPAPLVAQAAAPASAIVDPPAVQSHTTSVPQDPRRLAPRSQSATPRAPGERPQLLSFSWDSLPLDPVTSAAALGLVVGLFLLTAALLKRATPKSQRLLPGEVASVVGRIALGGKQTAHLLKVGSKLVLVHITPDGAKPLTEVTDPAEVSRLLGLCEQGGEHSATTAFQDVFEKLTTEPAEPGFLGGESPLIDRQQLAAAYAKTPGGRGAR; encoded by the coding sequence ATGGAATCCGCCCGCCCACTGCTGGCCGCCCCTCTGCTGGGCGCGTTGGCGCTGGCTTCCGCCGGCTGGGCGCAAGGACCGGACCTGTCGCCGCCCAGGGCCACGCCGCAGAAGGCCGCCGGCCCAGTAGGCCTGCCGCACCTCCTGGAGCCGACGCCACCGGTGGTCGGGGTGGAAGAGGAACTCCCCGCGGAAACCGCCCCAACGATCCAAGCGACCGAGCCAGCCGAGCCCCCGGCGCCAATGCCCGACTTACCAGCGCCACTCGTCGCGCAGGCGGCTGCACCGGCGTCCGCCATCGTCGATCCGCCCGCCGTCCAATCGCACACCACCAGCGTCCCTCAAGACCCCCGGCGTTTGGCGCCACGTTCACAATCCGCCACTCCGCGGGCACCGGGCGAGCGGCCGCAGCTGCTGAGCTTCAGCTGGGACAGCCTCCCGCTGGACCCGGTCACGTCGGCCGCCGCGTTGGGTCTGGTGGTCGGCCTGTTCCTGCTCACCGCGGCGCTGCTCAAGCGAGCCACGCCAAAGTCGCAGCGGCTGCTGCCGGGAGAGGTGGCGAGCGTCGTCGGCCGCATCGCGCTGGGCGGGAAACAGACCGCGCACCTGCTGAAGGTCGGATCGAAGCTGGTGCTGGTGCATATCACCCCGGACGGGGCCAAGCCGCTCACCGAGGTCACCGACCCGGCTGAGGTCAGCCGGCTGCTGGGCCTGTGCGAACAGGGCGGCGAGCACAGCGCCACCACCGCCTTCCAAGACGTGTTTGAGAAGCTGACCACCGAACCGGCCGAGCCGGGCTTCCTCGGCGGCGAGTCCCCGCTGATCGACCGCCAGCAGCTCGCCGCCGCCTACGCCAAAACGCCCGGAGGCCGCGGTGCAAGGTAA
- a CDS encoding flagellar basal body-associated FliL family protein, protein MANPTETDAPSRGGLMAVVKAVAILSVLVIVQVVAASFIIPSPEATEKLAHDLALAKTGEELDDLDEASYSEDSGAPAERDVVEVSIGGFSITRYNMEADKTVNIDLEVVATVLTSEQDEFNELYQSNKNRVREQINLTIQAAEPSELSDRGLGLIKRRILERTNRALGKPMVREVFLTRFNFVQR, encoded by the coding sequence ATGGCCAATCCAACCGAAACCGACGCCCCGTCCCGCGGCGGCCTGATGGCCGTTGTCAAGGCGGTCGCCATCCTGTCCGTCCTGGTGATCGTGCAGGTCGTGGCCGCGTCGTTCATCATCCCCTCGCCCGAGGCGACCGAGAAGCTGGCCCACGACCTGGCCCTCGCCAAGACCGGTGAGGAGCTCGACGACCTGGACGAGGCCAGCTACTCCGAGGACAGCGGCGCGCCCGCCGAGCGTGACGTGGTGGAGGTGTCGATCGGCGGGTTCAGCATCACCCGCTACAATATGGAGGCGGACAAGACCGTCAACATCGACCTGGAGGTGGTCGCCACCGTGCTGACCAGCGAGCAGGACGAATTCAACGAGCTCTACCAGAGCAACAAGAACCGCGTGCGTGAGCAGATCAACCTGACCATCCAGGCGGCCGAGCCCTCGGAGCTGTCGGACCGCGGGCTGGGCTTGATCAAACGCCGCATTTTAGAGAGAACCAACCGCGCGCTGGGCAAGCCGATGGTCCGCGAGGTGTTCTTGACCCGGTTCAACTTCGTGCAGCGGTAG
- a CDS encoding flagellar hook-basal body complex protein: MGLQSALTTALTGLQAAETTIDVVGNNVANSNTVGFKESNVVFATQFLQTQSIGSAPTESRGGTNPRQIGLGVKVAEISPDFTQGTIEISSNPLDVAIQGDGFLIVQDATGRELYTRNGQLKLNANNEVVTSTGNKVLGYLANDEYEIQFDRRVPLTIPLGAQRVAQETNNAVFAGVLNPASEVGSVPAIVESEVIGRADVDYPQEAVATVSEDAPEISGVTTGFTGVAASAGLPDGTYNYRAVYVDADGNRSAPSNTFTLTATNVADTGDADSNQLDLSDAPTPASGVWTQVEYYREASDGNYYAIGAPVAAGAASPVTDTVDDATLQTNSALDNGAIDDGTYTYYVTYFNSVTGAESRPSTSIGPINVTDDDNTIRLDLSAISDPDATSDGVDFDQVRIYRNLSGQSSNFRLVGSLTEPWNSGPTTFADNTPSSTLAAAAALDFNGAGSALANSGTLLSNLQIREGTNYTSSIFEPGTLEFTGEIGGADLATKSLQITADTTVQDWLDFVYDSLGLQAESDIPTNDLPDGAPSITISNGSIQIISNMGEENAVEIPLTAFRLTPDGSNETRNVDVSFAQSQQANGPGTTTEFIVYDSLGAPLPVKLTTVLEETTGNTTTYRWFATSGAAEASSDPNGRQPIEVGNGILVFDSNGELLPGNTPRISIPREITASLSPVDIELDFSGVNSLVEVNAQNELVSSLNMTNQDGFAPGVLTDFIVTESGRIQGQFSNGVQRDLGQMEMARFVNPSGLQQVGDSLYNVGVNSGSPEYGGPGENGIGYLTSGAVELSNTDIGQNLIELILASTQYRGGSRVISAAQELLDELMALRR; encoded by the coding sequence ATGGGTCTTCAATCCGCACTAACCACCGCTCTGACCGGCCTGCAGGCCGCCGAGACCACGATCGACGTCGTGGGCAACAACGTGGCGAACAGCAACACGGTTGGCTTCAAGGAGTCCAACGTCGTGTTCGCCACCCAGTTCCTGCAGACGCAGTCGATCGGCTCGGCGCCGACCGAGTCGCGCGGCGGCACCAACCCACGCCAGATCGGCCTGGGCGTGAAGGTCGCCGAGATCTCGCCGGACTTTACGCAGGGCACCATCGAGATCAGCTCCAACCCGCTCGACGTGGCGATCCAGGGCGACGGGTTCCTGATCGTGCAGGACGCCACCGGCCGGGAGCTCTACACCCGCAACGGCCAGCTCAAGCTGAACGCCAACAACGAGGTGGTCACCTCGACCGGCAACAAGGTGCTGGGCTACCTGGCGAACGACGAGTACGAGATCCAGTTCGACCGCCGCGTGCCGCTGACCATCCCGCTCGGCGCCCAGCGCGTTGCGCAGGAGACCAACAACGCCGTCTTCGCCGGCGTGCTCAACCCGGCCTCTGAAGTCGGCTCGGTGCCGGCGATCGTCGAGTCCGAGGTGATCGGACGCGCGGACGTGGACTACCCGCAGGAGGCGGTCGCCACGGTCTCCGAGGACGCGCCCGAGATCTCCGGCGTGACGACCGGGTTCACCGGCGTGGCGGCCTCCGCCGGCCTGCCCGACGGGACTTACAACTACCGGGCGGTGTACGTCGACGCGGACGGCAACCGCAGCGCCCCGTCGAACACGTTCACCCTTACCGCGACAAACGTAGCGGACACCGGCGACGCTGACAGCAACCAGCTGGACCTGTCCGACGCCCCCACTCCCGCCAGCGGGGTCTGGACGCAGGTCGAGTACTACCGTGAGGCAAGCGACGGCAACTACTACGCGATCGGCGCACCGGTCGCGGCCGGCGCCGCCTCGCCGGTGACCGACACGGTGGACGACGCCACCCTGCAGACCAACAGCGCGCTAGACAACGGCGCCATCGACGACGGCACGTACACGTACTACGTCACCTACTTCAACAGCGTGACCGGCGCCGAGAGCCGTCCGTCCACCAGCATCGGCCCGATCAACGTCACCGACGACGACAACACCATCCGGCTCGACCTGAGCGCCATCAGCGACCCCGACGCGACGTCCGACGGCGTCGACTTCGACCAGGTGCGGATCTACCGCAACCTGAGCGGGCAGTCGTCCAACTTCCGGTTGGTCGGGTCGCTCACCGAGCCCTGGAACTCCGGGCCCACGACCTTCGCCGACAACACGCCCAGCAGCACGCTCGCGGCGGCGGCGGCGCTCGACTTCAACGGCGCCGGCTCGGCGTTGGCCAACTCCGGCACGCTGCTCTCCAACCTGCAGATCCGCGAGGGCACGAACTATACGTCGAGCATCTTTGAACCGGGTACGCTGGAATTCACCGGCGAGATCGGCGGCGCGGACCTCGCCACCAAGAGCCTGCAGATCACGGCCGACACCACCGTGCAGGACTGGCTCGACTTTGTGTACGACTCGCTCGGCCTGCAGGCGGAGAGCGACATCCCCACCAACGACCTGCCCGACGGCGCCCCGTCCATCACGATCTCCAACGGGTCGATCCAGATCATCAGCAACATGGGCGAGGAGAACGCGGTGGAGATCCCGCTGACCGCCTTCCGCCTCACGCCCGATGGGAGCAACGAGACTCGAAACGTGGACGTGTCGTTCGCGCAGTCGCAGCAGGCCAACGGCCCCGGCACGACGACCGAGTTTATCGTCTACGACAGCCTCGGCGCCCCGCTGCCGGTCAAACTCACCACCGTGCTGGAGGAGACCACCGGCAACACCACCACGTACCGCTGGTTCGCCACCAGCGGCGCCGCCGAGGCCTCGTCCGACCCCAACGGGCGGCAGCCGATCGAGGTCGGCAACGGCATCCTGGTGTTCGACAGCAACGGCGAGCTGCTGCCCGGCAACACGCCGCGGATCAGCATCCCGCGTGAGATTACCGCCTCGCTTTCGCCGGTGGACATCGAACTGGACTTCAGCGGCGTGAACTCGCTGGTTGAGGTCAACGCCCAGAACGAGCTGGTCAGCTCGCTCAACATGACCAACCAGGACGGCTTCGCACCTGGCGTGCTCACCGACTTTATCGTGACCGAGAGCGGACGCATCCAGGGGCAGTTCTCCAACGGCGTGCAGCGCGACCTCGGCCAGATGGAGATGGCACGTTTCGTGAACCCCTCCGGCCTGCAGCAGGTGGGCGACAGCCTGTACAACGTCGGCGTCAACTCTGGTTCGCCCGAGTACGGCGGGCCGGGCGAAAACGGCATCGGGTACCTGACCTCCGGCGCCGTGGAGCTGTCCAACACCGACATCGGTCAGAACCTGATCGAGCTGATCCTGGCCTCCACGCAGTACCGCGGTGGGTCGCGGGTTATCTCGGCCGCCCAGGAGCTGCTGGACGAACTGATGGCCCTGCGGAGGTAG